One region of Ahniella affigens genomic DNA includes:
- the cas2 gene encoding CRISPR-associated endonuclease Cas2 → MKTWVLAYDISDDRLRRQVEKRVLRIGLRVQESVFEVCTRTPADFDQIIRELTRLLKDAGPETQIRWYGLNDDGYARSGAIGSSPPSRPPAVRVL, encoded by the coding sequence ATGAAGACCTGGGTGCTCGCCTACGACATCTCCGACGACCGCCTGCGCCGACAGGTGGAAAAACGCGTGCTGCGAATCGGGCTGCGCGTGCAAGAGTCGGTGTTCGAAGTGTGCACCCGTACGCCCGCTGATTTCGATCAGATCATTCGCGAGTTGACGCGCTTGTTGAAAGACGCCGGGCCGGAAACGCAGATACGTTGGTATGGGCTCAATGATGATGGGTATGCGCGTTCGGGGGCAATTGGGAGTTCTCCACCCAGTCGGCCGCCGGCGGTGAGGGTGTTGTGA
- a CDS encoding CRISPR-associated endonuclease Cas2, producing the protein MNSQLPVYGISDDRLRQRVEKRALRIGLRVQESEFEVCTRTPADFDQIIRELTRLLKDAGPETQIRWYGLNDDGCARSGVIGSLPPFRPPTVRVL; encoded by the coding sequence ATGAATTCCCAGTTACCCGTCTATGGCATCTCCGACGACCGTCTGCGTCAACGAGTGGAAAAACGCGCGCTGCGAATCGGGCTCCGCGTGCAAGAGTCGGAATTCGAAGTGTGCACCCGTACCCCTGCAGACTTCGATCAGATCATTCGTGAGTTGACGCGCTTGTTGAAAGACGCTGGGCCGGAGACTCAGATTCGGTGGTATGGTTTGAATGACGACGGCTGTGCAAGATCGGGGGTCATTGGGAGTTTGCCGCCTTTTCGGCCGCCTACGGTGAGGGTGTTGTGA
- a CDS encoding right-handed parallel beta-helix repeat-containing protein: MKQKQLVSAMSLCLLGMYGLNAMAATFQVTNTLDNGNGSLRSAITQANNAAGADTITFAISTGAQTINLLTQLPAIGNGGLTIDAETQPGFNGSPLIRIDGASAGATSDGLVLNGTQIAVRGLVITRFGGQGVRINGNDNVLVGNYIGVGHDGSTALGNGDCGVRIAGSGNYIGGTLGNQRNVISGNANYGVLSAGGFGNNLIMNNRIGTNASGTAAIGNAVGVRIASPGNTIGGDGPQYRNVIAGNLGHGLELVGNNNKVYANYIGLGLNGSTVIANQSIGVDVSGSGNEIGGIGVKGNTIAGNVGHGVYVQNAATVFVRGNLIGMNVAGTQAAPNQGDGLSIDATLSAVVESNFISGNTGNGVGVRGSTANPEVVELYGNFIGVDASGTTALPNLGQGVALYQMDGQSKIGAVNKGNVISGNGDDGINLRESANVSIEANRIGVSMNSGTLIGNAGVGIQVDAGTNIQIGGVLASQGNVVSGNLEGGMGLRDGTSATIRNNKVGLDGSGSAPMGNGGAGIGVGYGANEIQIGTANAGNVVSANSGVGVFVMEGVVNVVGNRIGTDAAGSLPFPNEGGVGVSGAADVLIDSNLISGNHSDAIGVGSFESVVEIIRNKIGTDATGQSAIPNSSAMRIVAAAPGSKIGAPGQGNQISGNTRGITLDDTTSGLLIQGNNFGLNVDRTQALGNDEWALSVDGSNHQVGGAGDAGNVFAASGSGLEVHGSGHQIQGNRVGTNAANATGLGNYHGIHVEGASDVLIGGAPGLGNTVVNSTWVGISVVDSLRVRLQGNLVHHNVEYPIDLSPNAGTTLNDALDIDQGPNERQNFPTVMTATVNGANLQLTGVLDSKANGTYQVELYHASVCHGSGYGQAETYLGETTVLTDGLGHGTFSTLINNAPVTGFVTAIASDAAGNTSEFGPCLAMGAANAGQLNFDRYWTMTYEDLGVAAVTITRSNGFQGAISAQFTTANNSAFAGSDYVSTTQTVSFASGESSKVVLVPLISDGPGENMEDFDIHLTNATGGATLGSLKDARVAIYEQEANNVHGSIEDVSVTEPTSGQVPATFTITIGSNPSVRTIIYTTEDGTATAGGDYVATNGTLTFQPGETSKTVTVMVRADGNLEDGEYFNLRLSENDSGLSLLREVAVGAIANTGGAMILFSSGFED; the protein is encoded by the coding sequence ATGAAGCAGAAGCAGTTGGTTAGCGCGATGTCCCTTTGCCTGCTCGGTATGTATGGCTTGAATGCCATGGCCGCGACGTTTCAGGTGACCAATACCTTGGATAACGGCAACGGCTCGCTGCGCAGCGCCATTACGCAGGCCAATAACGCAGCGGGAGCGGACACGATTACATTCGCGATCTCGACGGGCGCGCAGACGATCAACCTGCTGACGCAATTGCCGGCGATCGGCAATGGTGGCCTGACCATCGATGCTGAAACGCAGCCGGGTTTCAATGGTTCACCGCTGATTCGGATTGATGGCGCGTCGGCGGGCGCAACGTCTGATGGCTTGGTTCTGAATGGCACCCAGATCGCGGTGCGAGGTCTGGTGATCACGCGATTTGGCGGACAAGGTGTGCGCATCAACGGCAACGACAATGTGCTGGTCGGCAACTACATCGGTGTCGGTCACGACGGCAGCACGGCCCTTGGCAATGGTGATTGCGGTGTGCGAATTGCTGGCAGTGGTAACTACATCGGTGGCACGCTTGGCAACCAGCGCAATGTGATTTCCGGTAACGCTAACTACGGCGTGCTATCGGCTGGTGGCTTCGGAAACAACTTGATCATGAACAACCGGATCGGAACGAATGCATCCGGAACTGCTGCGATCGGCAATGCCGTCGGTGTCCGCATTGCCAGCCCAGGCAACACGATCGGTGGTGACGGTCCGCAATATCGCAACGTCATTGCGGGCAACCTGGGGCATGGCTTGGAGCTCGTTGGCAACAACAACAAAGTCTATGCTAACTATATCGGCCTGGGCTTGAATGGCAGCACGGTGATTGCCAACCAGTCGATCGGCGTGGACGTGAGCGGCAGCGGTAACGAGATCGGTGGCATCGGCGTGAAAGGCAACACTATTGCCGGCAATGTTGGCCATGGTGTCTATGTCCAGAATGCCGCGACGGTCTTCGTGCGCGGCAACCTGATCGGCATGAATGTCGCCGGCACCCAGGCGGCCCCCAACCAAGGCGATGGCTTGAGCATCGATGCCACGCTGAGCGCCGTGGTGGAATCGAATTTCATCAGCGGCAACACGGGCAACGGCGTGGGCGTTCGTGGATCGACCGCGAACCCTGAAGTCGTCGAGTTGTATGGCAACTTCATCGGCGTCGACGCATCGGGTACCACGGCACTGCCAAACCTGGGGCAGGGCGTCGCCCTGTACCAAATGGATGGTCAGAGCAAAATCGGTGCAGTGAACAAAGGCAATGTCATCAGCGGCAACGGCGACGACGGCATCAACCTGCGCGAGTCCGCGAACGTCAGCATTGAGGCCAACCGAATTGGCGTCAGCATGAACAGCGGCACGCTGATCGGTAATGCCGGGGTGGGCATTCAGGTCGACGCGGGGACCAACATCCAGATTGGTGGCGTGCTCGCGAGCCAAGGCAATGTGGTCAGCGGCAACCTTGAGGGCGGCATGGGCCTGCGCGATGGTACGAGTGCGACGATTCGAAACAACAAGGTCGGGCTCGATGGCTCTGGTAGCGCGCCGATGGGTAACGGCGGCGCCGGAATTGGCGTCGGCTATGGGGCCAATGAGATTCAAATCGGCACTGCCAATGCCGGCAACGTGGTGTCCGCAAACAGCGGCGTCGGTGTGTTTGTGATGGAAGGGGTAGTCAATGTTGTCGGCAACCGAATCGGCACGGATGCCGCGGGGTCACTGCCGTTTCCGAACGAAGGTGGTGTTGGGGTGAGTGGGGCGGCAGACGTGCTAATCGACAGCAATCTGATCTCTGGCAATCACTCTGATGCCATTGGCGTCGGCAGTTTCGAGTCAGTCGTCGAGATCATCCGCAACAAAATCGGTACCGATGCGACTGGTCAATCGGCGATTCCAAATTCGTCCGCGATGCGCATTGTTGCCGCGGCCCCTGGTTCCAAGATTGGTGCGCCGGGGCAGGGCAACCAGATTTCTGGCAACACACGTGGCATCACGTTAGACGACACGACGAGCGGCTTGCTGATTCAAGGCAACAACTTCGGCTTGAACGTTGACCGCACCCAGGCCTTGGGTAATGACGAATGGGCGCTCAGCGTCGATGGCAGCAACCACCAAGTGGGTGGTGCGGGCGATGCGGGGAATGTATTTGCCGCCTCTGGTTCGGGTTTGGAAGTACACGGCTCCGGGCATCAGATCCAAGGCAATCGCGTTGGCACCAATGCCGCGAACGCCACCGGTCTCGGCAACTACCACGGTATTCATGTCGAAGGTGCCAGCGACGTGCTGATTGGTGGCGCGCCGGGTCTCGGCAACACCGTGGTCAACAGCACTTGGGTCGGCATTAGCGTGGTCGACAGCTTGCGTGTACGCCTGCAGGGAAATCTGGTGCATCACAATGTCGAGTATCCAATCGACTTGAGTCCGAATGCCGGCACGACTTTGAACGATGCATTGGACATCGATCAGGGCCCGAACGAGCGCCAGAACTTTCCGACCGTCATGACCGCCACGGTGAACGGCGCGAATCTACAGCTGACCGGCGTGCTCGACAGCAAAGCAAATGGTACCTACCAAGTCGAGCTGTATCACGCCTCGGTGTGCCATGGTTCTGGCTACGGCCAAGCCGAAACGTATCTCGGCGAGACCACCGTGCTCACCGATGGGCTGGGTCACGGCACCTTCTCGACGCTGATCAACAATGCGCCGGTGACTGGTTTTGTGACCGCCATCGCCAGCGACGCGGCTGGCAATACCTCGGAATTTGGTCCCTGCCTCGCGATGGGTGCCGCCAACGCCGGTCAACTGAACTTCGATCGCTACTGGACGATGACGTACGAAGACCTGGGCGTCGCAGCCGTGACGATTACGCGCAGCAACGGGTTCCAAGGCGCGATCTCGGCACAGTTCACGACCGCGAACAACTCCGCATTCGCCGGCAGTGACTATGTCAGCACAACGCAGACCGTGAGCTTTGCATCTGGCGAAAGCAGCAAGGTGGTGCTCGTGCCCCTGATCTCGGATGGCCCCGGCGAGAATATGGAAGACTTCGATATTCACCTGACCAACGCAACCGGTGGTGCCACCCTCGGCAGCCTGAAAGATGCCCGCGTCGCAATCTACGAGCAGGAAGCGAACAACGTGCACGGCAGCATCGAAGACGTGTCCGTGACCGAACCGACCAGCGGCCAAGTGCCCGCAACGTTCACGATCACCATCGGCAGCAACCCCTCCGTCCGCACGATTATCTACACGACCGAAGACGGCACCGCAACCGCTGGTGGTGACTACGTAGCAACCAACGGCACCCTGACGTTCCAACCCGGCGAAACCAGCAAGACCGTGACCGTAATGGTGCGCGCCGACGGCAACCTCGAAGACGGCGAGTACTTCAACCTCCGCCTGAGTGAGAACGATTCCGGCTTGAGCTTGCTTCGGGAAGTGGCGGTAGGGGCGATTGCGAATACCGGTGGCGCGATGATTTTGTTCAGTAGTGGGTTTGAGGATTGA
- a CDS encoding M23 family metallopeptidase: MTDTNTEARSNKKPNRRRRFWRVLLLCLILPILWPESGRIPVAGANQGDYHPQSFWYHPWGRSGVHKGVDIFAPKGRSVLSPVEGLVLFRGNIEMGGNIVLVLGPKWRLHYFAHLDQIDRKAGWFAWRGKQLGTVGDTGNAQGKPPHLHYSKLSLIPLPWQWRPGPQSWKRLFFVNPIDGFDAKE; encoded by the coding sequence ATGACCGACACCAATACAGAGGCCAGGAGCAACAAGAAGCCAAACCGCAGACGTCGGTTCTGGCGCGTACTACTGCTGTGCTTGATTCTGCCGATACTGTGGCCTGAAAGCGGACGCATACCCGTAGCCGGTGCGAACCAGGGCGACTACCACCCGCAATCGTTCTGGTATCACCCTTGGGGTCGATCCGGGGTGCACAAAGGCGTAGATATCTTCGCGCCGAAAGGTCGATCGGTGCTTAGTCCGGTTGAAGGTTTGGTGCTGTTTCGCGGCAACATCGAAATGGGCGGCAACATCGTGCTCGTGCTTGGCCCGAAGTGGCGTCTGCACTACTTCGCGCACCTGGATCAGATCGACCGGAAAGCCGGCTGGTTCGCCTGGCGCGGCAAGCAACTTGGCACGGTGGGTGACACCGGCAATGCGCAAGGCAAGCCGCCGCATCTGCATTACAGCAAGCTCAGTCTGATTCCCCTGCCGTGGCAGTGGCGACCGGGCCCGCAGAGCTGGAAGCGACTGTTCTTCGTCAATCCGATCGACGGGTTTGATGCGAAGGAGTAG
- the ppa gene encoding inorganic diphosphatase — MGLDLVPSGKDVPRDVNVIIEIPMNAEPVKYEVDKASGAIFVDRVLTTPMRYPCNYGYIPHTLSGDGDPADVLVVMPLPLVPGCVIRVRPIGMLNMVDEAGEDTKIIAVPVSKVFPAYDHVKTIDDLPDLTKDRIQHFFEHYKDLEKGKWVKVSGWSGPEETEAEIIKSVERYLASPEKPHF; from the coding sequence ATGGGATTGGATCTTGTCCCGAGCGGCAAGGATGTGCCGCGCGATGTCAACGTCATCATCGAAATTCCGATGAACGCCGAGCCGGTGAAGTACGAGGTCGACAAGGCCTCGGGCGCGATCTTTGTCGATCGCGTGCTGACGACGCCGATGCGTTATCCGTGCAACTACGGCTACATCCCGCACACGCTGTCGGGTGACGGCGATCCGGCCGATGTGCTGGTCGTGATGCCGCTGCCGCTGGTGCCTGGCTGTGTGATTCGCGTGCGCCCGATCGGCATGTTGAACATGGTCGACGAAGCCGGCGAAGACACCAAGATCATCGCGGTGCCAGTCAGCAAGGTATTCCCCGCTTACGATCACGTCAAAACCATCGACGATCTGCCTGACTTGACCAAGGATCGCATCCAGCATTTCTTCGAGCATTACAAAGATCTCGAAAAGGGCAAGTGGGTCAAAGTGTCGGGCTGGAGCGGACCGGAGGAGACTGAAGCCGAGATCATCAAGTCAGTTGAGCGCTATCTCGCCAGCCCAGAAAAGCCGCACTTCTAA
- a CDS encoding Sua5 family C-terminal domain-containing protein — MLSIGPLPSGLDGLALPNTPEQYARHLYAALRMLDQEGADRILIESPPELAAWIAVQDRLQRAASARDPEFDGS, encoded by the coding sequence GTGCTCAGTATCGGGCCACTGCCATCGGGTCTGGACGGATTGGCGTTGCCGAATACACCCGAGCAATACGCGCGACATCTGTATGCCGCGCTCCGCATGTTGGATCAGGAAGGCGCGGACCGGATTCTGATTGAATCGCCGCCCGAGTTGGCTGCGTGGATCGCGGTGCAGGACCGACTGCAACGTGCCGCGAGTGCGCGTGACCCGGAATTCGACGGCAGTTGA
- a CDS encoding glycosyltransferase family 9 protein produces MKICLFRLSALGDVVHALALVRRIQTHWPKAEITWVIGKFEHKLVGDVAGVTFIPVDKKQGWGARKQLKEQLRGQEFDALLLCQIAFRAGVLSSAIKAKRRIGYDWGRSKELHSWFINERIAAPRHFQHVHELLQSFADVLAVPTAQTRWDLPVPDEAHAFADAHLPGKIPTLIISPCSSHRLRNWHAEGYAAVAMHAIERYGLRVALCGGPSDIEKDMAAAIEARCSKPLVNLVGKDTLKRAMALMQRAIGVLTPDSGPMHIANALGVPVLGLHAASDSRRSGAFGNLRYTVDCFPAACEKFEHKAHADTPWGTKIEYEGVMDLIPVQAVIAKLDLLMADRVAKYAPD; encoded by the coding sequence ATGAAAATCTGCCTGTTTCGACTATCTGCCCTAGGTGATGTGGTCCACGCGCTCGCGTTGGTCAGGCGCATCCAGACCCATTGGCCGAAGGCTGAAATCACCTGGGTGATCGGCAAGTTCGAGCACAAGCTGGTGGGCGATGTCGCGGGCGTCACGTTCATTCCGGTGGACAAGAAGCAAGGTTGGGGAGCGCGCAAGCAGCTGAAGGAACAGCTGCGCGGGCAGGAGTTCGACGCCTTGCTGCTCTGTCAGATCGCATTTCGCGCAGGCGTGTTGTCGTCGGCCATCAAGGCGAAGCGCCGGATCGGATACGACTGGGGTCGATCCAAGGAGTTGCACAGTTGGTTCATCAACGAGCGCATCGCCGCGCCGCGACACTTCCAGCATGTGCACGAACTGCTGCAGAGTTTCGCGGACGTGCTCGCCGTGCCAACGGCGCAGACGCGTTGGGACTTGCCGGTTCCGGACGAAGCGCACGCGTTTGCCGACGCGCATTTGCCCGGCAAGATACCCACGCTGATCATCAGCCCTTGCTCGAGTCACCGCCTGCGTAACTGGCATGCGGAGGGTTATGCCGCGGTCGCGATGCATGCGATTGAACGTTATGGCCTGCGCGTGGCGCTGTGCGGTGGTCCGAGCGACATCGAAAAGGACATGGCCGCGGCCATTGAGGCCCGCTGTTCGAAGCCGCTGGTCAATCTCGTCGGCAAAGACACACTGAAGCGCGCCATGGCGCTGATGCAGCGCGCCATTGGCGTGCTCACGCCAGACTCCGGTCCGATGCACATTGCCAATGCGTTGGGCGTGCCCGTGCTCGGCTTGCATGCGGCGTCCGACAGCCGACGCAGCGGCGCGTTCGGTAATCTGCGCTACACCGTCGATTGTTTTCCGGCGGCGTGCGAGAAATTCGAACACAAGGCGCATGCGGACACGCCCTGGGGCACGAAGATCGAATACGAAGGGGTCATGGACCTGATTCCGGTCCAGGCGGTCATCGCTAAGCTCGATCTGTTGATGGCGGATCGCGTCGCCAAATACGCGCCGGATTGA
- a CDS encoding TetR/AcrR family transcriptional regulator translates to MNRPAKAKDKILAAARKIVETKGAGHLTFDELSTESGVTRGGITYHFPTKELLLRGLIEADLQDWEDDAEMLAGHCSCPRQAEMLGQIRCQMGQQDEDHKRFVTGMMSAAMVDPGLLEPVRAYHHRKFASWEWHDQDLFAYLLLLAAEGTFWQDFFNTNAMPGPARERLFAWVEHLAQHPELWPLPPAGFAVADSHDPSAATAAAVSARAPTDSSTTSG, encoded by the coding sequence ATGAACCGACCCGCCAAAGCCAAAGACAAAATCCTCGCTGCCGCTCGAAAAATCGTCGAGACCAAGGGCGCGGGCCATTTGACGTTCGATGAGTTGTCGACCGAAAGCGGTGTGACTCGCGGTGGCATTACGTATCACTTCCCGACGAAGGAACTACTCTTGCGTGGTCTCATCGAGGCCGATTTGCAAGATTGGGAAGACGATGCCGAGATGCTTGCCGGACACTGCAGCTGCCCGCGCCAAGCCGAAATGCTGGGTCAGATTCGCTGCCAGATGGGTCAGCAGGATGAAGACCACAAGCGCTTTGTAACCGGCATGATGAGCGCGGCCATGGTGGATCCAGGCTTGCTCGAACCGGTGCGCGCTTACCATCACCGCAAGTTCGCAAGCTGGGAATGGCATGACCAGGACCTGTTTGCCTACTTGCTCCTACTGGCAGCCGAGGGCACGTTCTGGCAGGATTTCTTCAATACCAATGCGATGCCAGGCCCGGCGCGTGAGCGTCTGTTCGCCTGGGTCGAACATCTGGCCCAGCATCCGGAACTGTGGCCATTGCCCCCTGCGGGCTTTGCAGTTGCTGATTCGCATGATCCATCCGCCGCAACGGCTGCTGCCGTGAGCGCGCGCGCTCCCACTGATTCGTCCACCACGTCTGGCTAA
- a CDS encoding efflux RND transporter periplasmic adaptor subunit gives MPPQDVSVSAVVLRDIVNWKEYSGRIQAVDTVQIRPRVTGYLAGTHFQEGSLVKKGDLLFTIDDREYRAAVAAAEADVARAKARVTLAKEELKRSQSLIEAKAVSQGELDARSAELRQAEADQLAAAARVEQARLNLDFTQIRAPIAGRIGAAELKPGNLVSPGEPVLSTLVSVNPVHVVFDGDERAWLQYQARNQGANNNNPVTVALSDDTEFKYQGTLDFVDNSLNPQTGTIRARAVLANPDGRLTPGLFARVRLLGKDTEKALLVHEQAVMTDQDRKYVWAVDDKGLAMRHDVVLGDTFEGLRIIKSGLSASDRVVVNGVRKIFFPGQPLKPRDVPMNEPNQPAPAAPAAPGAQAGG, from the coding sequence ATGCCGCCGCAAGATGTATCGGTGTCGGCAGTCGTGTTGCGTGACATCGTCAACTGGAAGGAATACAGCGGTCGCATTCAGGCCGTCGACACCGTCCAAATCCGCCCGCGCGTTACCGGCTACCTGGCCGGTACCCATTTCCAGGAAGGCAGCCTGGTCAAAAAAGGCGATCTGCTGTTTACGATCGACGATCGCGAATATCGCGCGGCCGTCGCAGCGGCCGAAGCCGATGTTGCGCGCGCAAAGGCCCGCGTGACCCTGGCCAAGGAAGAGCTGAAGCGTAGCCAATCGCTGATCGAAGCCAAAGCGGTCTCGCAGGGCGAGTTGGACGCACGTTCAGCCGAGTTACGGCAAGCCGAGGCGGATCAATTGGCCGCCGCCGCACGGGTGGAGCAAGCGCGTTTGAACCTCGACTTCACGCAGATTCGCGCGCCGATTGCGGGCCGAATCGGCGCCGCCGAATTGAAGCCGGGGAACCTTGTGTCGCCAGGTGAACCGGTGTTGAGTACGCTCGTGTCAGTGAATCCGGTCCATGTGGTGTTTGATGGCGATGAGCGTGCGTGGTTGCAGTATCAGGCACGTAATCAAGGCGCCAACAACAATAACCCGGTCACCGTTGCCTTGTCAGACGACACCGAGTTCAAGTACCAGGGCACGCTCGACTTCGTCGACAACAGCCTGAACCCGCAAACCGGCACGATTCGCGCGCGCGCGGTACTCGCCAATCCCGATGGCCGGTTGACGCCTGGGCTGTTTGCCCGCGTTCGCCTGCTCGGCAAGGACACCGAAAAGGCGCTGCTCGTGCATGAGCAAGCGGTGATGACGGACCAGGATCGCAAGTACGTCTGGGCCGTCGACGACAAAGGCCTGGCAATGCGTCATGACGTGGTGCTGGGCGACACGTTTGAAGGCCTTCGGATCATCAAGAGCGGGCTCAGTGCCAGTGACCGGGTGGTGGTCAATGGCGTGCGCAAGATCTTCTTCCCGGGTCAGCCACTCAAGCCACGTGACGTGCCGATGAACGAACCGAATCAGCCAGCACCAGCGGCTCCAGCGGCACCTGGTGCGCAGGCAGGAGGCTAA